TCAGCAAACGAAAACCCAGTATAGCGGTATTGAAGCATTTGGCTTCAACAACAACAGTCAACTGGCAAATCCACGGGCAGCTACCAATGTACAGCCACTTTTAGGCAAGGAAACGTTATATAAATACAATGCCATCTTCGGTAGGCTAAACTACCGTCACCACAACAAATATATTTTGAATTTCACTGCCAGACGCGATGGCAGCAGCCGGTTCGGAGACAACAACAAACTACATAACTTCTTTTCCGCAGGGGGAGCATGGTTATTTGGCGATGAAGATTTTTTAAAGAACTTAACTTCAGGGATATCAACCGGAAAACTAAGGATAAATTATGGCATCACCGGCAACGATCAGATTGATGACTATGTTTATGCAAGTCTGCTGGACGCTGTTCCATCAGGGATGCCCTATCAGGGTATTACTCCATTGATACCTTCAAGGCTTGCCAACCCAAACCTACAATGGGAAAGCACTAACAAATTTAATATAGGAATTGACCTGGGATTTTTTAACGATAGGTTGTCATTTACCGTCGATTATTTCCGCAACCGCTCGTCCAATCAGTTGGTCGACTACATTATGCCCAACCTCACTGGTTTTACCAATGTCAAAAAGAACTTTGAAGCTGTCATTCAGAATACCGGGATCGAATTGTTGTTGAACGCATCGATCATCTCTAAGCCGGATTTTACCTGGAGAACATCGTTCAATGCCACTATTCCTAAAAATAAACTGATTGACTTTCCTGGACTCGAGGGGAGCTCTTATGCTAATACCTACGTTATTGGTAAACCAGTTAATATCATCAAAGCATACGAATTTGCTGGCGTTAATGCTACAACAGGCTTATACGAATTTGTAACCTCCAAAGGGGAAAAGTTAAATTATCCAGATTTCTTCATGGACCGTACAAAGCTGATTGACATCAATCCCAAATGGTACGGCGGTTTTTCCAATACCATCAGTTATAAAGGATTTGACCTCGACTTTCTGTTACAGTATGTTAACCAGGTATCTCCAAACATTAAATATGAAAACTTCTTCCCGGGTTATGGAAGTTCAAATTTACCTACATATATGCTCAAAAGATGGCAAAAAGAAGGCGATATTACCGATGTTGAAAAAATCACTACGGGATATTCAATAACCACTGTAAATGCAAAGGACAGCGACGCGAAATACAGCAACGGCTCCTTTCTCCGCTTGAAGAATGCATCCATTTCCTACAATATACCAGCCACATTATTCAGAAAAATCGGCATCAGCAGCCTGAGGGCCTATGTGCAGGGACAAAACCTCCTCACGATCACCAAATACGAGGGTGCCGATCCGGAAACGCATTCAATTGGTTTCCTGCCTCCATTGAGAACATATACCCTGGGTTTGCAAGTTTCATTATAACTCTTAAACGATGAAAAATATGTCTAACAACTCTATATATGCTAAAGTCTTCATTATCGGAGGGCTCATCATCAGCAATTCATTATCAACAGGCTGCAAGAAATACATTACAGTAGATGCCCCATCGACTAGTGTTACAACAGTTAGTGCATTCCGGGACAATTCTTCGGCCATTCAGGTTGGCACAAGCCTTTTCACTGCTATGAGCGGAAATACCGGGAACGGCTCCTACGTCTCAACAGCGATCCTGCCGGAACTCTCAGCTGATAACTTGTCACTTTATGACAAAAACTCTTATCGGTATACAGATTATTACAAAAATTCACTGGAATCGCAATATCTGACTTCGGACCAGTTCGAAACCTACTGGATTGTCGCTTATAAGCAAATGTTTACGGTAAATACCGCCATTGAACAATTAAAGGGCAATCGGTATCTCACCCAGGCTGTGGCCAGGCGACTATTGGGAGAGGCCTATTTTGTCCGCGCATTCTATTATTTCTATTTGACGAACTTTTACGGTGACGTTCCTTTAGTCTTGACCACTAACTATGATAAAAACAGTGTGCTGAAGAATAATTCATCCGCAGAAGTGTATGCACAGATAGAATCAGACCTGTCTGCAGCTGAAACACTGCTCGATCAGAACTACGTATCTTCAGATCTGATAACACCTACTCCGGAGCGCCTGCGTCCTAATCTTTCAACCATCAAGGCACTGCAAAGCAGGGTCTATCTATATGAGAAGAAATATCCGGAAGCTGAAGCCGCAGCAACTGCTGTCATTGATAATACACAATATTCTTTGAGTGACGTTACATCTGCCTTTTTAAGGAACAGTTCCGAGACTATTTGGGCACTGCAATCCATCAATGTTGGCTACAACACCTTTGAAGGCAGCGTTTTCAACCTTCCCCCTACAGGTCCAAACGGTAATGTATTCGGCGGCTATCCAATCTATGCCTCCACGTCACTTGTCAATAGCTTCAAACCTGGCGATGCACGTAAAAGCAACTGGCTGGGTGTTGTCAATGCAAATAACAGGGACTATTACTATCCAGCAAAATACAAAGTCCCGTTTATAGCCAACTCCAAAGACCTTAAAGAATACACTATCGTATTCCGGCTGGCGGAACAATATCTGATACGGGCTGAAGCTAATAACGAGCAGGGAAAAACAGCAGACGCAGTGTCTGACCTCAATGCACTTCGTTCAAAACGCAGAGAATCAGGACCGGGTACGGTCCCCGATCCGCTTCCTGCATTCGCTAGTTCCTTAACCCAGTTGCAACTTCGTCCGTTGATCTTGGATGAACGAAGGGCAGAACTATTTACCGAAGGTGCTCACCGCTGGTTCGATCTGAGGCGTTTAGGTAATATCGATAGAATATTGACAGATGAACAAGCGGATAAAGAAGGTACGTGGTCATCATTCAAATCCTATTATCCTATTCCAAGGTATGAGTTGACCGCTAATACATCATTAGCCCAGACTCCAGGGTATTCAAAATAGCTTAGTGAGGGCTGTGAAGCATCGCAGCCCTCTTTTCCTCAATAAACTAAATGAAATGAAAAAGATTGTCATAGTGCTGCTGGCAGGGCTTACATCCCCAATGCTCTCTTTAGCCCAAACCCCGGCCGACTTATTTGAAAAATTGCCTAACTGGCAATCCGTACTTGAAAAAGCGGCGAAAGCGAATAAAAACATATTTATCGACTTTTACGCAACATGGTGTGCCCCCTGCCAAGAAATGGATGCTTCGGTGTACACAGCCCCCACTGTTCGTGACTATCTAAGCGAACATTTTCTGCCGGTTAAAATCCAGATGGACCAAACTAAAAACGATAATCCCGAAGTTCAGGCATGGTATAAAGATGCCGTACTGTTGGGCAAACAATATCATGTAGACGCATTCCCTTCCTTTCTATTTCTCTCGCCGAAAGGTGACTTGCTGACGATGCAATTTGGTTTTCACAATGCCGCGGACTTTCTGAAGGTCCTTGAAAAAGCAAATGACCTGAATAATGCTTATTATCCACTGTTAAAGCAGTACCAAGATGGCAAGTTGCCAGATTCAGCTCTCCTCAATTTGGCCATCAGGACAAAGGAATTGAAAGCCGATAGTCTGGCCAGGGTATTGGTTAGCAAATACAAAAATCTGTATTTCGACAAGCTCAGGATCGAAAGTCAATTGACTAAAAACTTCACAGATTTAGCTTTTCACTTTCCTACCACCATCCATGAAAGTGATAAAGTGGTGAGGTATATTTATAATCATCCTCAGATACTGGACTCAGCTTTCAGACCAGGAATATCCAAAGAATATACTTCCTTTTTTATAAGCAGGGATTACATCATGCCATTAATTACGGCGGCGGAGAAACGCGGCAAGGAACCGGATTGGAAAGATATTGAGTACAAAGTCACTAAACGGTATGATTCAAAAACCGGGAAACGTCTGGCTTTCGATCATAAACTTGCATGGTATTACAAACAGGAAGACTGGGAAAACGTGGTGAAATATGAAATAGAAAAAGTTGAAGAAAAAGGTATAGAAAACGCTGTGAAGGCGAGTACGCTGCAAGTTAACAACCTGGTTTATGAGGTGATTTTTAAAAGAAGTATGAATCCGGCGCATTTGAAAAAAGGCCTGCAGTTTATCGAAGTGATCATGAAAAACAACCCTCATGATGATGAAGTAATCGATACGTACGCTAATGTTTTGTATAAAATAGGTAGAAAAGAGGAAGCCATACAACAAGAGAAAAGAGCTTTAAGCCTGGCTGAAGAAAAAAAGCGCGATGCAAATGCTAAAATATATAAAGAAGTGATTCAGAAAATGGAAAACAATGTGCCAACCTGGCAATAATGGTCGCGATAACCTATGACATCTATGGAAGAACATATCGCAATAATTCCCTCAGCTTACAAAACAGACTTTATAGAGCCAGAAGAGAAATATTGAAGTCTTTGGGCGAATTAACCGAAGCAGAGTTTAAGTACCATGAGGGAATCCTTTATTATGCCTCACAAATGTGTTTAAGCTTAAAAGTGGCAAATAGGGTATTAGCAGCTAATGCAAAGGGGTCGATCCACGGAATGCTGCTACAACGGATCTATGCTGAATCCAAAATAATTACTAAACATACAAATATGAATATGAAAGAAATCAACTACGAATTGGGCATAGATGATCCTGCATACTTCCGGAGATTTAAAATAATTAAAGGATACTCCCTCCAGAGTATGGCTACCAGCATGACAAGAAGATGGTTTAAATATACGCAGGATGTTTTACATCCTGCGTATAGAAAGTTACAATCAAGGAGCAGTATAGTACAGCGTAGTAGTTGTACAAATGCCTGGAGTTTCTGCCAGAGGAATCAGAGAAGTAGTAACTGGCAATTGGTTTGGAACAGCTGTAGTTGTAGCAAAACCTGGTCTTGTGAAAGTACAAGATGTAGTACCTGCTGTAGTAAAATACAGAACTTTGTTCAGTCTTGTGCTTTTGAAAGCCAAGGCACTACCCGCAACAGCCATAACAGCAACAGCTGCGAGAACGAATTTAGCACGTTTCATGATGTTGAAAATTATTGTGTGAAGAATATGAGTGCCTACTCTGATCATGGGTTTTCGGCTACCCCCTTTATCAATTTGCGCGCAAAAGACTTTAAATATATAGTGTAGAGCTACCGCTCTTCATATGTTACGAAAATGCTTTGTAAAATGGCCAACTCGATATGGAAATGTGTAGTTAATAAAAAACATGATCTTCCTTTATAGCGTCTTTCACTGTAAAAATACGTTCTTATAGCTGATGGAGATATGAGAGATAGACACCTAAGTTAGGAGATTAAGAAAATTAGCTGACAAATCAGCAAATAACTGCGCTGCTATAGCAGCGAAAGTTTTTAGTTTAAGATAAAAGAAAAATGATGATTCGAATAATAGTAGTAGTTCAGCTTCTTCTGCTGTCTATATCCAGCATAGGGCAAAAGAAATTGATCACAGATTCTACCTTCCTGGAATGGCCGGAAGTTATACAATCTAAGTTAAGCAATGATGGAAAATTTGCTTCTTACAGCGTATATAATAGTCCACTGGGTCAGACGACTACCACCGTTAAATCGACAAACAACTCATGGTCTAGACAATTTACTTCATTAGGCCAATCGGAGTTCAGCCAGGATTCCAAATACTATTATATGGTACAAAACGGCAGACTGAACAAGCTGAAGGTTGGCAGTGCCGAGTCAACTGAAATAGCCAGAACCGGAGGCTTCACGTTATTTGCAGGGGCAGGCGCACAGTATCTTATTTATAAATCTGACTCTTCAAAACAGACGGTCATAATTAATCTAAATACTGAAAACAACCTATCTTTTGCCAACGTAGAAGAATATAAAATCAGTCCCACAGGCAACAGTTTAATATTAAAAGTGGCCGAGACCCCCAATCTCAATACTTTAACCTCGCTAAATCTCTCGACCGGGGT
The DNA window shown above is from Chitinophaga agri and carries:
- a CDS encoding RagB/SusD family nutrient uptake outer membrane protein; this encodes MSNNSIYAKVFIIGGLIISNSLSTGCKKYITVDAPSTSVTTVSAFRDNSSAIQVGTSLFTAMSGNTGNGSYVSTAILPELSADNLSLYDKNSYRYTDYYKNSLESQYLTSDQFETYWIVAYKQMFTVNTAIEQLKGNRYLTQAVARRLLGEAYFVRAFYYFYLTNFYGDVPLVLTTNYDKNSVLKNNSSAEVYAQIESDLSAAETLLDQNYVSSDLITPTPERLRPNLSTIKALQSRVYLYEKKYPEAEAAATAVIDNTQYSLSDVTSAFLRNSSETIWALQSINVGYNTFEGSVFNLPPTGPNGNVFGGYPIYASTSLVNSFKPGDARKSNWLGVVNANNRDYYYPAKYKVPFIANSKDLKEYTIVFRLAEQYLIRAEANNEQGKTADAVSDLNALRSKRRESGPGTVPDPLPAFASSLTQLQLRPLILDERRAELFTEGAHRWFDLRRLGNIDRILTDEQADKEGTWSSFKSYYPIPRYELTANTSLAQTPGYSK
- a CDS encoding thioredoxin family protein, yielding MKKIVIVLLAGLTSPMLSLAQTPADLFEKLPNWQSVLEKAAKANKNIFIDFYATWCAPCQEMDASVYTAPTVRDYLSEHFLPVKIQMDQTKNDNPEVQAWYKDAVLLGKQYHVDAFPSFLFLSPKGDLLTMQFGFHNAADFLKVLEKANDLNNAYYPLLKQYQDGKLPDSALLNLAIRTKELKADSLARVLVSKYKNLYFDKLRIESQLTKNFTDLAFHFPTTIHESDKVVRYIYNHPQILDSAFRPGISKEYTSFFISRDYIMPLITAAEKRGKEPDWKDIEYKVTKRYDSKTGKRLAFDHKLAWYYKQEDWENVVKYEIEKVEEKGIENAVKASTLQVNNLVYEVIFKRSMNPAHLKKGLQFIEVIMKNNPHDDEVIDTYANVLYKIGRKEEAIQQEKRALSLAEEKKRDANAKIYKEVIQKMENNVPTWQ